Genomic segment of Clostridia bacterium:
GGTGGGCCCGGCCATCGTCAACGCCGTTTCCAATGCTCTGGGCGGGGTGAGGTTCTTCGAGTTACCTTTAACCCCGGAGCGGGTGCTCCGGGCCTTAGAAGAGCATGAGAAAGCCGAGGCATGCCAAAAATAAAACTATTAATCAAAAGGAGGCATTTCCCGTATGAAATTAAAAGTGCCTTATGAAACTGCCGAAGACCGCGGTGTATTCCTGGAACTGGAGGTAGACGAGAAAAACCTGGTGGCCAGTTTCATCCCCCAAGAGCAGCCGGCCTTGCCCTCCGTTGCGAAAGCGGTGGCGGAAGCGGTAGAAAACCCCATCGGCAGCAAGAAACTGTCCGAACTGCTGGTTGGTGCCAAGAAAGTAACCATTATTACCGAAAACCAGTTTCGCCAGGCTCCAGTGCAGGAAGTCCTGCCGGTGCTGATCGAAAAGGCTAAAAACGCCGGCGCCGAGGTCACCATCGTCATCGGATGTGGTAAGGTGCCCACCTTAAGCCCGGAGGAAATCGAAGAAAAACTGGGCAGCGAGATCGTAAAGAGCGGTATCGAGGTGTACTGCAATGACGTTAGCAAACCGGAGAATTACGTCTTTAAAGGTGTTAGCACTGCCGGTACCCCGGTCTGGATTCACCGGAAAGTGGCCGAGGCGGACGTGATTCTTACCGTCAGCACCACCCAGGCTACCTTGTGGGGCTACGGCGGCTCCGGCATGATTATCCCGGCGGTAGCCAGTAATGAAACCATTGAAATCAACCACGTGATGTCCCTGGCCCCGGACTGCGTGCCCGGCAATAATGACTGCCAGATGCAGTTGGATAAGTATGAAGCCGGCCGCCTGGCAGGGGTAGCCATGGGCATTAACATGATTGTGAACAACCAATTTGAAGTTACCTATGTCAATGCCGGTGACTTTGTGGAAGCCCATAAAGAAGCCGTGAAAGTTTATGACAGCGTTTACCGGTTCAAAGCTGACGCCTTTAAGGAACAGAAGGCTGATATCGTCATCGCCGGTTCCACGGCGCCGACGGATCACCTGTTCTTCCATACCGGCTGGGCCATTGTCAACTGCTTGCCCATTTTGAAACCCGGCGGAACGGTCATCTTCACCTCCCCGTGCCCGGGCTACGGCTCCTGGCCAGGCTTTGCCCTGTTTGATCTGGTAAAGGACTTCATGCCGCCTACTCCTGAGAATAATGAAAAAGCCCTGAAGGCTTTCTACGACCATTCCCGGGAGCTGTGGGCCGGATGCATCTGGTACAAGATTTATGAGGCCATGCTCCATGCCGATTACTACATCGTGACCCTTCCGGAAAACCTGGACATGGCTCGTGACTTCGGCTTCACCGTTTATGACAGCGTAGAGAAGGCTTATCAAGATGCCCTGGCTAAGCACGGCGCTGATGCCCGGGTGGCCTTCGTGCCCTTCGGCCGCTACACTGTATTGGAAGCTTAACTGAGGTTTTGTTTTCCGGGTACAGGCAAAGCTTTTGCCTGTACCCGGAAATGTAATGGCCCGGCCGCGGTTCCTCCCAGGAGCCCAGCATTCCGGTAGGTAGGGTTGGGAGCCCGATCCGGGAACTCAGCGGCCGGCATTTTAACCTGATAAATACCAATATGGCGCCCCTGGGTTGCTAGGGGCCGTCTTCGTGTTTGAGGAAGCTTAGTGGAATTGGACGGCTGTTCTATGCAGTAGTGGGCAGGTCATATCTAGTTTGAAGAAGCGGGTGGTAAGTTCATGAAAATTGCCTATTTCGACTGTTTTTCCGGTATCAGCGGCGACATGTGCCTGGGGGCGTTGCTGGCTAACGGACTATCCTTGGAAGAGCTGGTGGCCGGATTAAGAACCCTGCCTTTGGAAGGGTGGGAATTGGAAGTGCGGCAAGTCCAGCAGCACGGCATTGGAGCGGTGGACGTAGAAGTCCGGGTATCCGGGCCCCAACCCCACCGGCACCTGGCCGATATCCTGTCCGTGATCGACGGCAGTCCCCTCCCGGCGCCGGTGCGGGAAAAAGCGGCGGCTGTTTTCCGGCGCCTAGCCGCAGCAGAAGCGAAAGTCCATGGCATCTCTCCCGAAAAGGTCCATTTCCATGAAGTAGGGGCGGTGGATGCCATTATCGATATCGTCGGAACCGTGCTGGGATTGCACCTGCTGGGTGTGGAGCGGGTGATGGCTTCACCTCTGCCTTTGGGCTCCGGTTGGGTGGAATGCCATCATGGCAAGCTGCCGGTACCGGCCCCGGCCACCGGTTACTTGCTCCAAGGTTTTCCCGTGTACGGCACCGAAGATCAAGCCGAGTTGGTAACCCCCACCGGGGCGGCCCTCATCACCACGTTGGCCGAAAGTTTCGGGCCTTTCCCGGCCATGCATTTGACCAGCGTGGGTTTTGGCGCCGGCAAGACCCAGCTT
This window contains:
- the larC gene encoding nickel pincer cofactor biosynthesis protein LarC; this translates as MKIAYFDCFSGISGDMCLGALLANGLSLEELVAGLRTLPLEGWELEVRQVQQHGIGAVDVEVRVSGPQPHRHLADILSVIDGSPLPAPVREKAAAVFRRLAAAEAKVHGISPEKVHFHEVGAVDAIIDIVGTVLGLHLLGVERVMASPLPLGSGWVECHHGKLPVPAPATGYLLQGFPVYGTEDQAELVTPTGAALITTLAESFGPFPAMHLTSVGFGAGKTQLSHPNLLRVALGEVSDAEAEKKTMRVSS
- a CDS encoding DUF2088 domain-containing protein produces the protein MKLKVPYETAEDRGVFLELEVDEKNLVASFIPQEQPALPSVAKAVAEAVENPIGSKKLSELLVGAKKVTIITENQFRQAPVQEVLPVLIEKAKNAGAEVTIVIGCGKVPTLSPEEIEEKLGSEIVKSGIEVYCNDVSKPENYVFKGVSTAGTPVWIHRKVAEADVILTVSTTQATLWGYGGSGMIIPAVASNETIEINHVMSLAPDCVPGNNDCQMQLDKYEAGRLAGVAMGINMIVNNQFEVTYVNAGDFVEAHKEAVKVYDSVYRFKADAFKEQKADIVIAGSTAPTDHLFFHTGWAIVNCLPILKPGGTVIFTSPCPGYGSWPGFALFDLVKDFMPPTPENNEKALKAFYDHSRELWAGCIWYKIYEAMLHADYYIVTLPENLDMARDFGFTVYDSVEKAYQDALAKHGADARVAFVPFGRYTVLEA